Proteins found in one Aspergillus puulaauensis MK2 DNA, chromosome 8, nearly complete sequence genomic segment:
- the TFB2 gene encoding TFIIH/NER complex subunit TFB2 (BUSCO:EOG09261QR8;~COG:K;~EggNog:ENOG410PI3C;~InterPro:IPR040662,IPR004598;~PFAM:PF03849,PF18307;~go_component: GO:0000439 - transcription factor TFIIH core complex [Evidence IEA];~go_function: GO:0001671 - ATPase activator activity [Evidence IEA];~go_process: GO:0006289 - nucleotide-excision repair [Evidence IEA]) has translation MAAAPSRPFDYLESLPGTVFFKLYQQPSTALAIFRRMLPDLAKCFVMALLYLKDPLPAADLEIWVRSESLKERDSALSILGRLHILSNTTTAANVRAYMVTDPFAVSLRQALTGAEKTQSFGVLYRLSDAENVSISDLDDYARRQWEGVLGYMVGTSGLGIQRDANLSKGVKQLLQAGHLVEIRDRRVEITQDGFAFVLQDVGTQVWHILILYVESAEAIGMDSVEVLSFVFLLSSLELGKSYEKKHLTSNQLRTLTDLADFGIVYQDSPEASHFYPTRLATTLTSDSSALGNPIAGTLSGPVGADSNQPGSGFIIIETNYRLYAYTSSPLQISLIALFTTLKYRFPNLVTGKVTRQSIRRAIEMGITADQIVSYLATHAHPQMRKHNASRSTSNQAGIPPSVLPPTVVDQIRLWQLERDRVRATAGFLFKDFVSLAEYEAPCRYAEEIGVLIWKSDRQRRFFVTRHEQVAAFLRSRK, from the exons ATGGCGGCGGCCCCGTCACGTCCGTTTGATTATCTCGAAAGCCTTCCCGGAACggtcttcttcaagctctacCAACAGCCCTCTACCGCTCTTGCTATCTTCAGGCGCATGCTGCCTGACCTGG CAAAATGCTTCGTGATGGCGCTCCTCTATTTGAAGGATCCGCTTCCAGCGGCGGACTTGGAGATTTGGGTGAGATCTGAGAGCTTGAA GGAACGGGATAGCGCCCTTTCAATCCTAGGAAGACTACACATCCTTTCGAATACCACAACTGCGGCCAACGTCCGCGCTTACATGGTCACCGACCCATTCGCAGTTTCACTTCGGCAAGCTCTTACAGGTGCTGAAAAAACACAGTCGTTTGGGGTGCTTTACCGATTATCAGATGCGGAGAATGTCTCGATCTCGGATCTTGATGACTATGCGCGCCGACAATGGGAAGGGGTGCTTGGTTATATGGTTGGCACCAGTGGGCTCGGAATACAACGCGATGCGAACCTGAGTAAAGGCGTTAAACAACTTTTACAGGCCGGACATCTGGTGGAGATCAGAGATCGCCGCGTCGAAATTACTCAAGACGGATTCGCGTTTGTCCTTCAAGATGTAGGCACCCAAGTCTGGCATATCTTGATTCTATACGTTGAGAGTGCGGAAGCTATTGGGATGGATAGTGTTGAAGTGCTTTCCTTTGTATTTCTCCTCAGCAGTCTGGAACTCGGCAAATCGTACGAAAAGAAACATTTGACATCGAACCAACTTCGCACTCTAACCGATTTAGCGGATTTTGGCATCGTCTATCAGGATTCTCCCGAAGCGAGCCATTTTTATCCCACTCGTCTTGCGACCACCCTTACATCGGACTCAAGTGCGCTGGGAAATCCAATAGCCGGCACACTCTCTGGCCCCGTCGGGGCCGACTCTAATCAACCTGGCTCTGGATTCATTATCATTGAAACAAACTACCGACTTTATGCATACACATCTTCACCGCTTCAAATCTCTCTTATTGCATTGTTTACGACTCTTAAGTATCGTTTTCCTAACCTAGTTACGGGTAAGGTCACTCGGCAGTCTATTCGCCGGGCAATTGAAATGGGTATCACGGCCGATCAAATTGTTTCATACCTGGCTACACATGCACACCCGCAAATGCGCAAGCACAATGCGTCTCGGTCCACATCCAACCAAGCCGGTATCCCGCCATCGGTCCTTCCGCCTACGGTTGTAGACCAGATTAGGCTTTGGCAGCTGGAGCGCGACCGTGTTAGAGCCACGGCCGGCTTTTTGTTCAAGGATTTTGTCAGCCTGGCCGAATACGAGGCCCCGTGTCGGTACGCTGAAGAGATCGGGGTGCTTATATGGAAGTCTGACCGCCAAAGAAGGTTCTTCGTGACTAGACATGAACAAGTTGCGGCGTTCCTACGAAGCAGGAAATGA